The following are encoded in a window of Castanea sativa cultivar Marrone di Chiusa Pesio chromosome 5, ASM4071231v1 genomic DNA:
- the LOC142634726 gene encoding putative F-box protein At3g58860 yields the protein MNSKRKKFTVDDDDDVVVDRISELPEDVLQHILSFLPTKQVFQSTLLSTRWKYVWTTFPILKFDKTSVLWSSETKNDPEVKIMRLNFYKFLNKCLRLRSRQSQRPHIKSFTLKVSVQNHKSKSRVDRWIRFVVKSNVEELILFFGRSRIRYPLPHSVLVAKFLTVLTLHYLKLDSICSDINLPSLKRLSLLGVHADNQIIQNLIFGCPMIEDMGISCCLGIKCIKIFGLPKVMKILVQNNQLDRLELEASDLHDLCINEGRLSELNLLPSRFKKSKKAIYKHTNCNRKVA from the coding sequence ATGAATTCTAAGAGAAAAAAGTTCAcagttgatgatgatgatgatgtagtAGTTGATCGAATATCTGAGTTGCCAGAAGATGTTTTGCAACACATTCTGTCCTTCCTTCCTACCAAACAAGTATTTCAATCTACTCTTTTGTCTACACGATGGAAATATGTGTGGACTACATTCCCCATTCTAAAATTCGATAAAACCTCCGTGTTGTGGAGTTCAGAAACGAAGAATGATCCGGAAGTCAAGATAATGAGACTTAACTTTTACAAGTTCTTGAATAAATGTTTACGATTACGAAGCCGCCAAAGTCAGAGACCACATATAAAGAGTTTTACATTAAAGGTTAGCGTGCAGAATCACAAATCCAAGTCTCGTGTTGACCGCTGGATAAGGTTTGTGGTTAAGAGTAATGTTGAAGAGCTGATTCTTTTCTTTGGTCGGTCTCGTATACGTTATCCCTTGCCTCATAGTGTTTtggttgcaaaatttttaactGTGTTGACACTACATTATCTTAAGTTGGATTCAATTTGTAGTGATATAAACTTACCATCTTTGAAAAGATTGTCATTATTAGGCGTTCATGCAGATAATCAAATTATTCAGAATCTGATTTTTGGGTGTCCTATGATAGAAGACATGGGAATTTCGTGCTGTCTGGGCATTAAGTGTATAAAGATTTTTGGTCTCCCTAAAGTCATGAAAATTCTGGTACAAAACAATCAACTTGACAGGCTTGAGTTGGAAGCATCAGATCTTCATGATCTATGTATAAACGAGGGTCGGCTATCTGAGCTCAACTTGCTTCCTTCAAGATTTAAGAAATCTAAAAAAGCTATATATAAGCACACCAATTGTAACAGAAAAGTGGCTTGA
- the LOC142634727 gene encoding exopolygalacturonase-like, giving the protein MGKNLSIVTISLLFLLASTSAVQVFDVKSYGGQPNVDITQALTKAWTAACAVAGSKVVISTGIYKLGVVTFLGPCKGAIEFNLQGTLEAPSDDASFKAKDFWVSFERIDNLTVSGGGIFDGKGQTAWQKNNCDKESGCKNLPINIRFDFIINSIVRDIQSKDSKFFHINLLGCKSLQIQHVTITAPGNSPNTDGIHVGRSSGITITDANIGTGDDCISIGDGSQDVTINQITCGPGHGISVGSLGKYPNEQPVSGIRVIGGTLSGTTNGVRIKTWPASPPGTASDMHFENVIMDNVANPILIDQGYCPNGQCSNKAPSKVKISNVSFKNIRGTSSTKEAVQLICSKSVPCQQVVVADVDLAFKGAGGSATSTCVNVMPTLSGKQNPPACTIKT; this is encoded by the exons ATGGGAAAGAATTTGAGCATTGTAACAatttctttgctatttttgttGGCATCCACCAGTGCCGTGCAAGTCTTTGACGTTAAATCATATGGAGGACAACCTAATGTTGATATCACCCAG GCTTTGACAAAAGCTTGGACAGCTGCATGCGCAGTAGCAGGaagtaaagttgtgatttcaaCAGGGATATACAAACTAGGTGTAGTGACTTTCTTAGGTCCATGCAAAGGTGCTATTGAGTTTAACCTTCAGGGCACCCTAGAAGCCCCATCAGATGATGCCTCCTTCAAGGCTAAAGacttttgggtttcttttgaaCGTATCGACAATCTCACTGTGTCAGGTGGTGGAATTTTTGATGGCAAAGGACAAACAgcatggcaaaaaaataattgtgacaAAGAGTCCGGCTGCAAAAACCTTCCTATC AATATAAGGTTCGATTTTATCATAAATTCAATAGTCCGTGACATTCAATCGAAGGATAGCAAATTTTTCCACATAAACCTTTTGGGATGCAAGAGCTTGCAAATCCAACATGTTACCATAACTGCACCCGGAAATAGCCCTAACACTGATGGAATCCACGTTGGACGTTCATCTGGCATCACCATCACCGATGCCAATATTGGAACAGGTGACGATTGCATCTCCATTGGTGATGGAAGCCAAGATGTTACTATTAACCAAATAACTTGTGGACCTGGCCATGGTATCAGCGTTGGAAGTCTTGGAAAGTACCCAAATGAACAACCAGTTTCAGGAATTAGAGTAATCGGTGGCACCCTTAGCGGTACAACGAATGGTGTTAGAATCAAAACATGGCCTGCTTCCCCCCCCGGAACTGCTTCTGATATGCATTTCGAGAATGTTATCATGGACAATGTTGCCAATCCTATCCTCATTGATCAAGGCTACTGCCCAAACGGTCAATGCTCAAACAAG GCTCCCTCGAAAGTTAAGATCAGCAATGTTAGTTTCAAGAACATCAGAGGCACTTCTTCAACAAAGGAAGCTGTGCAGCTTATTTGCAGTAAAAGTGTACCATGCCAACAAGTGGTAGTTGCTGACGTTGATCTCGCATTCAAAGGTGCTGGAGGATCTGCTACTTCCACTTGTGTTAATGTCATGCCCACCCTTTCGGGAAAGCAAAATCCTCCTGCTTGCACCATCAAAACATAA